From one Planococcus citri chromosome 3, ihPlaCitr1.1, whole genome shotgun sequence genomic stretch:
- the LOC135840098 gene encoding protein big brother-like: MLSMSEASALPGGVGMLGPFDSLYEQPKPRFIFKMPRVVPDQKHKFETDELFRRLSRESEVRYTGYRDRPQEERQIRFQNGCREGHTEIAFVATGTNIQLVFNTSSNGYHHHHHHNHHQQHMPNSSSNTTIRETDFDKEHGKVHLRSHLIMNGVCVCWRGWMDLERLDGVGCLEFDEERAAVEDALLRDQIERYNQRLREFEERQRSYRGGAMSSHPERTGNNGSGGNGSAGGNGQPLEIFNHG, from the exons ATGTTGTCTATGAGTGAAGCCAGCGCTTTACCCGGTGGTGTCGGTATGTTGGGACCATTTGACAGCCTATACGAGCAACCGAAGCctagattcattttcaaaatgcctAGAGTCGTACCTGATCAAAAACATAAATTCGAGACCGACGAGTTATTCAGACGCCTTAGCCGTGAAAGTGAA GTCAGATATACTGGTTACAGAGATCGTCCACAGGAAGAACGTCAAATTAGGTTTCAAAATGGTTGTCGCGAAGGACACACCGAAATT GCTTTTGTGGCTACCGGTACAAATATTCAATTGGTATTCAATACGTCGTCAAATGGTTATCATCACCACCATCACCACAATCATCATCAACAACATATGCCAAATAGTTCGAGTAATACGACCATTCGCGAAACAGACTTCGATAAAGAACACGGCAAa GTGCATTTACGATCACATTTAATTATGAATGGAGTCTGCGTTTGCTGGCGCGGTTGGATGGACTTGGAAAGATTGGACGGCGTCGGTTGTTTGGAATTTGATGAAGAACGGGCAGCT GTCGAAGACGCTTTGCTTCGGGATCAAATCGAAAGATATAATCAAAGACTTCGTGAATTTGAAGAACGCCAAAGATCGTATCGAGGTGGTGCGATGTCCTCGCATCCAGAACGTACTGGAAATAATGGCAGTGGTGGCAATGGTAGTGCAGGTGGAAATGGTCAACCCCTAGAA
- the LOC135840101 gene encoding transmembrane protein 231-like, with the protein MANYYVAYTKSISFKYKAALRSNVTVFLVLNSIFCFVLPFIFAYSSNGFWIKENSYREQPIVKFKYQYLIILEAKTANSHFSLICSTYQYLKSKTAYSNNCSLMKVIEIDENEDGKNDRMKMTLHITNVSSLDIDSFHLILIFDYKLHGECILSMEAMATASYIFSQPIGRLDIISELRADFKKPMICHVKHHKQNYTRILSGISEQKNHIDAMYKIASHYASNNMNVNLKKVYYSKRFKSETADNEPLIVTADIHYGEQEILYKTRFWQLIKWAWVQYFSILALFIFLSRKMKRFVFQNRILQTIKTNPMDE; encoded by the exons ATGGCAAATTATTACGTAGCATACACGAAAAGCATTTCTTTCAAGTATAAAGCAGCATTGCGATCAAATGTCACGGTATTTCTGGtgttaaattcaattttttgtttcgttttgcCTTTCATATTTGCATACAGCAGTAATG GATTTTGGATTAAAGAAAATTCTTACCGAGAGCAACCAATCGTTAAATTCAAGTATcaatatttgattattttagAAGCAAAAACTGCCAATTCACACTTTTCACTGATATGTTCAACGTATCAAtacttgaaatcaaaaactgcatACTCTAATAATTGTTCTTTAATGAAA gtaATTGAAATAGATGAAAATGAAGATGGTAAAAATGATAGGATGAAGATGACGCTACACATCACCAATGTATCTTCTCTCGATATAGATTCTTTTCATTTGATCTTAATTTTTGATTACAAATTACAC GGAGAATGTATACTATCAATGGAAGCGATGGCAACAGCATCGTACATATTTTCACAGCCTATTGGTAGGCTTGATATTATTTCTGAACTGAgagcagattttaaaaaaccaatgaTTTGCCATGTAAAACATCATAAGCAAAATTATACCAGAATTCTGAGCGGAATTTCTGAGCAGAAGAATCATATCGATGCCATGTATAAAATCGCATCTCATTATGCTTCCAATAATA tgaacgtgaatttgaaaaaagtttattactCAAAACGATTCAAATCGGAAACAGCTGATAATGAACCCCTGATTGTAACAGCCGATATCCATTACGGCGAACAAGAGATACTCTATAAAACACGGTTTTGGCAGCTGATCAAGTGGGCCTGGGTACAATACTTTTCCATTTTAGCATTGTTTATATTCCTATCGCGTAAAATGAagagatttgtttttcaaaacagaatatTACAAACAATTAAAACTAACCCTATGGACGAATAA
- the LOC135840099 gene encoding poly(rC)-binding protein 3-like → MDNDVNITEEDVVITVKILVQDHEVHTIIGENESLLNQIRRNSGASISISDGSNLDRVVIITGTVEEMYDGCRMILERLSAFSEETDKGFDPDNVAVKLIIPASQCGSLIGKGGNKIKEIRDSSGAAMQVSAEMLPHSTERIVHISGHIESILDCIYEICYSLVTSPVKNNSVPYKPTSDMVEGPIVFSDGKAYTLHGTTAVPIADVNFLLKNELLQPFLGITSSSDASALVRMLKSHVFNIKSNPITDRKPNFHKQEYRVPDSCAGGMIGKNGIKISEIRQISGAVIHLPNVDENAAHEMKERMITLEGTRESVAFAKFLINASIELQKTNFENTPNAEQFENVETESATSTLVSILSRPGALNVVSSFLGYQNISEFVNSFENYRF, encoded by the exons ATGGATAACGACGTGAATATCACCGAAGAAGACGTGGTTATTACCGTTAAAATTTTAGTACAAGATCAC GAAGTACATACCATCATCGGCGAAAATGAATCACTCTTGAATCAAATCAGAAGAAAC TCCGGCGCCAGCATAAGTATATCGGATGGGTCGAACTTGGATCGTGTAGTAATTATTACGGGAACTGTTGAGGAAATGTACGACGGATGTAGAATGATTCTCGAACGGCTTTCTGCG TTTAGTGAAGAAACAGATAAAGGCTTCGATCCGGATAACGTAGCTGTAAAACTGATTATACCAGCTTCCCAGTGCGGATCACTGATCGGTAAAGGTGGCAATAAGATCAAAGAAATACGAGATAGTAGTGGTGCAGCTATGCAAGTTTCAGCTGAAATGCTTCCTCATTCTACTGAAAGAATTGTTCATATATCTGGGCATATTGAATCTATATTAGATTGTATATATGAAATTTGCTATTCATTGGTTACG TCACCggtgaaaaataattctgtgCCGTATAAACCTACATCGGATATGGTAGAAGGACCTATCGTATTCTCAGATGGAAAAGCATATACTTTACATGGTACAACTGCTGTTCCTATTGCTGAC GTcaattttcttctgaaaaatgaactcctTCAACCATTTCTTGGGATCACTAGCAGTTCCGACGCTTCAG CTCTCGTAAGAATGTTAAAATCGCACGTATTTAATATTAAATCCAACCCTATAACGGATAGAAAACCCAATTTCCATAAACAAGAATACAGAGTGCCTGATAGCTGCGCTGGCGGTAtgattggaaaaaatggaatcaagaTTTCAGAAATAag ACAAATTTCAGGAGCTGTAATTCATCTTCCAAATGTAGATGAAAACGCTGCTCATGAAATGAAAGAACGAATGATTACTTTGGAAGGTACTCGAGAATCTGTAGCTTTTGCGAAATTCTTGATTAATgctag cattgaacttcaaaaaaccaACTTTGAAAATACTCCAAATGctgaacaatttgaaaatgtggAAACTGAATCGGCCACGTCTACGTTAGTTAGCATTTTATCGAGACCAGGAGCATTGAATGTGGTTTCTTCATTCTTAGGATATCAAAATATTTCCGAATTTGttaatagttttgaaaattatcgattttaa